Sequence from the Hamadaea flava genome:
GACGCGCAGGCGTACCGCTGGAAGCCCAAAGCCTTCGCCGCGCTGAGCGCGACCGACACGACGCGGTCCTTGAACGAGTGGGTCGGGTTGGCGGAGTCGTCCTTGATCCACAGACCGCCGGTGATGCCCAGCTCCGCGGCCAGCAGGTCCGCGCGCACGAGCGGCGTGAGACCCGGGTTCAGGGTCACCCGCGCGGCCTCGTCCTGGCCAGCGGGCAGCAGGCCGGCATAGCGCCAGATGTTGTTCGGGCCCGCCTCGATCTGCTCGCGGGTCACCTGCTTCAAAGCTTCGATGTCGTACGCGACTTCGAGCGGTCCGAAGCACTCGAAACAGGCGTGCTGAGCCGCGAGGGGGTAGGTGGCGCCGCAGGCGCGACAGACGAGGTTGCGGGCGGGCGATGCCGTGCCAAGCACAGTCATGAGAACTTTCCTCTCATCTTCCCGGGTTGAATCCGGACGGAGTTGGCACCTACCGCCGCAGCACTATGGCCGGGCCAGGGGTTGCCGGAGCTTCATCGGGCCGTGTCCCTCTGCTCCTCTGGATGAGGTATTCGGTTGTGCAGCCAGTTAAGCAGAACCATGATCCCGGCTGCGACCAGGTTCCGAGAGGTGAGATGTGACTCTCACCTCTCGGTCATGAGGCGGTTACGAGGTGACGTCCTTCCGGAGGAAGCGGATCCAGGCGGCGATCCAGAAGATCGCGGCGTACGCCGCCGCCGAGATCGCGCCCTTGACGACGTCGTCCACCTGCACCGGCGTCGTCAGCAGCCCCAGGTACGCCTGGCTGTAGTGGGTCGGCAGCAGGTTCCGGATGACGCCGAGCGCCGTGATCTGGTTGAGGATGCTGGACACGATGTAGAGCAGCACCGCACCGCCGACCGCGCCGAGCGGGGCGTCGGTCAGCGTGGAGAGCAGGAACGCCAGCCCGGCCACGACCAGCAGGGAGAGCCCCAGGTAACCGGTGACGGCGAGCAGCCGGACGAGGCCCTCGCCGGTGGGGATGTCGGCGGCGAGGCCGGAGCGCAGCGGGTGCCAGCCGTAGCGCAGGGTGCCGACGGCGAGCGCGGTGCCGAGCAGGGTCAGCATGGCCACCGCGCAGTAGCCGAGGGCGACGGTCAGCTTCACGCCCAGCAGGCGGGCCCGCGGAACCGGGATCGCCAGCAGATAGCGCAGGCTCCCCCAACTCGCCTCGCTGGCGACGGTGTCGCCGCAGAACAGGGCGACCACGACGACCAGCAGGAAGCCGGAGCTGACGAACAGCGTGAACAACGCGAAGTTGAGCCCGCCCGCGGTCGCGACGTCGACGAGTGCGGAGAACTGGCCGCGGCCGCCGGACTCGTCGTCGTCGGACGAGCCGAGCTGGAAGGCGACCAGCAGGATCAGCGGGAGCAGGACCATGAAGCCCAGCGCCAACTGCGTACGCCGACGGCGCCATTGCCGACGCCACTCCGAGCCGACGGTCAACGTGCGGTGCGCGCGGTAGCCCTCGGCCGCGCCCTGAACGGTGAGGGTGCTCATCGGTCTCCACTTCCTGCCGTCGAGTCGCCGACCAGGGCGAGGAACGCGTCTTCGAGCCGCCGTCGCGGGGTCACCCGGTCGACGCCGACCCCGGCGCGGACCAGGGCGGCGACCGCTTCGCTGCGGGACACCTCGCCCAGGTCGGCGACGAGCGTGCGGTCGCCGTCGACGGCGTACCCGGCGACGCCGTCCACCCGGTCGAGCACCTTCTGAGCCAGATCGAGATCGTTCACCTCGAACTGGGTCGTCGGGGTGTCGCCGACGATCTCGTCCACCCGGCCCGAGGCCACTACCCGGCCCTTGTGGACGACGACGGCGTGCGTGCAGGTCTGCTCGACCTCGGCCAGCAGGTGGCTGGAGACCAGCACCGCCCGGCCGTCGACCGCGTACCGCTGGAGGACACGGCGCATCTCGGCGATCTGGGGCGGGTCGAGGCCGTCGGTCGGCTCGTCCAGCACGAGCAGTTCGGGCAGGCCGAGCATGGCCTGGGCGACGGCCAGCCGCTGTTTCATGCCGTGCGAGTACGTCTTGACCCGTCGATGGATCGCGTCGCCGAGTCCGGCGATCGCCAGCGCCTCGGTGAACTGCGCGTCCTCCCAGGGCCGTCCGGTCGCCCGCCAGTACGCGCGCAGGTTCTGCTCACCGGTGAGGTGGGGCAGGAAGCCCGGCCCTTCGACGAGCGCCCCGATCCGGGAGAGCACCGGCGCGCCCGGGGCCAGTTTGTGCCCGAAGATCAGCACGTCGCCGGCGGTCGCCTGGGTGAGCCCCATGAGCACGCGGAGGCTGGTCGTCTTCCCGGCGCCGTTCGGGCCGAGGAGACCGACGACCTGACCCCGTTCGACGGTGAAGCTGATCTCGTCGACCGCCACGAACTTCCCGTACGTCTTCCGCAGTCCCTTGACCGACAGCGGCGTCTCGGCGTACTCCTCGGTGATCTTCTGTTCTTTGCGCCGGCCGCGGATCCGCGCGATGACCACGGCCGCGATCACCCCGATGATCAGCGCCGCGACCAGGCCGGCGAGCACCCAGACCCAGAGCGCCTCGGAGGTCTGGATCGGCGTGCCGTTCACCGTCGGCAGCGTGAGCTGGGCGGCGGCCAGGTCCACCGAGTAGGTGACGGGGTCGACCGGCCCGAGGTACGCCTGGTCGGCGGTGGCGACGACGAGCCGCAGCCGGTTGCCGTCCTCGACCCGGTGCACGATGCCCGGCAGGGTGACCTCGACCGGCTGGGCCGTGCTCAGCGACGCCGGCAGTCCGGTGAGCCTGAGCGGCGTGAGCAGCCCGTTGTCCAACGTGGCGGTGCCGTCCGGCGCGACGTCGTAAAGCTTGACGAAGATCGTCGCCTCGCCGGTCGGCGAGGCCACCTTGATCCGGACCTTGGGCGAGCCGACGACGGTCAGCCCGCCGCTGATCGGCTCGGTGTCGAACCGGGCGTGCTGGCCGGGCAGGTCGGCGGCGAGGCTGCTGAGCAACGAAGCGGCCGCGCCCGCGCCGGGCAGCGAGGACACCGCCGCGGGTGAGCCGTTCGGCGGGCTGGCGATCTCCTGGGCCCGGCCGCTCAGCTCGACCGTGGTCGTCGCGTCGCCCCCCATCCCCGGGTACGCGTCCACGGAGTAGCCGGTGGCGAGCCGCCCCCGCTCGACGGCGTCGAGCCCGGTGACCCGGGAGTAGGTGAAACTCGTCGACGGAGCGTCGCCGTCGCCGCGTACGTAGTGGTCGAGCCATTGCAGCATCAGGAACTTGACCCGGTCCTGATCGGACTGCGCGCCGTCGCCGCCGTCGTGGCCGCCGGTGAACCAGGCCACGCGTACGGGAGCGTTGGTGATGCCGTGCGCGTTCGCGTCCGCTTCGGACAACGGGAAGAGGGTGTCCGCCTCGCCTTGGACCAGCAGGGTCGGCGCCTTGATCCGGTTGAGCACGCCGGCCGGGCTGCGCTCGCCCAGCAGTGCCTTCGTCTGATCGTCGAGCACACCGGTCGTCGCGAGCTTGAGGTACGCCGCGCACACGTCGGCCGCCCACCGGCCACAAGCGGGATCGCCCGCCCCGGCGCCCTTGGCCGGCGCGCCCATGGCGGAAGCGCCGCCGGCGAAGAAGACGCCCGCCCATGCCTGCTTGAACACGCCGTTCGGCACGAGCGCGGTGCCCAGGTCGTTCCAGGTGATCATCGGCACGATCGCGTCCACACGCTGGTCGTACGCCGCGAGCAGGAGGGCGAGGCCACCGCCGTAGGAACCGCCGACC
This genomic interval carries:
- a CDS encoding ABC transporter permease, translating into MSTLTVQGAAEGYRAHRTLTVGSEWRRQWRRRRTQLALGFMVLLPLILLVAFQLGSSDDDESGGRGQFSALVDVATAGGLNFALFTLFVSSGFLLVVVVALFCGDTVASEASWGSLRYLLAIPVPRARLLGVKLTVALGYCAVAMLTLLGTALAVGTLRYGWHPLRSGLAADIPTGEGLVRLLAVTGYLGLSLLVVAGLAFLLSTLTDAPLGAVGGAVLLYIVSSILNQITALGVIRNLLPTHYSQAYLGLLTTPVQVDDVVKGAISAAAYAAIFWIAAWIRFLRKDVTS
- a CDS encoding alpha/beta fold hydrolase, producing MRSISRRLVGVVAAIGLAVAAVAIAAQPAQAAYQTVETMVPGAQGDDPAVLDTTLYLPSDGKSKHPAVLLAHGFGGTKLSVAQDAKDLADRGYAVLTYSARGFGRSTGHIHLDAPQYEIKDAQLLLDWLAARTDIELDGAGDPKVGVVGGSYGGGLALLLAAYDQRVDAIVPMITWNDLGTALVPNGVFKQAWAGVFFAGGASAMGAPAKGAGAGDPACGRWAADVCAAYLKLATTGVLDDQTKALLGERSPAGVLNRIKAPTLLVQGEADTLFPLSEADANAHGITNAPVRVAWFTGGHDGGDGAQSDQDRVKFLMLQWLDHYVRGDGDAPSTSFTYSRVTGLDAVERGRLATGYSVDAYPGMGGDATTTVELSGRAQEIASPPNGSPAAVSSLPGAGAAASLLSSLAADLPGQHARFDTEPISGGLTVVGSPKVRIKVASPTGEATIFVKLYDVAPDGTATLDNGLLTPLRLTGLPASLSTAQPVEVTLPGIVHRVEDGNRLRLVVATADQAYLGPVDPVTYSVDLAAAQLTLPTVNGTPIQTSEALWVWVLAGLVAALIIGVIAAVVIARIRGRRKEQKITEEYAETPLSVKGLRKTYGKFVAVDEISFTVERGQVVGLLGPNGAGKTTSLRVLMGLTQATAGDVLIFGHKLAPGAPVLSRIGALVEGPGFLPHLTGEQNLRAYWRATGRPWEDAQFTEALAIAGLGDAIHRRVKTYSHGMKQRLAVAQAMLGLPELLVLDEPTDGLDPPQIAEMRRVLQRYAVDGRAVLVSSHLLAEVEQTCTHAVVVHKGRVVASGRVDEIVGDTPTTQFEVNDLDLAQKVLDRVDGVAGYAVDGDRTLVADLGEVSRSEAVAALVRAGVGVDRVTPRRRLEDAFLALVGDSTAGSGDR